From one Catenuloplanes nepalensis genomic stretch:
- a CDS encoding DUF4913 domain-containing protein: MTDPSAERPESESEPGAPLYADVEGWVAGYFAPMFLHRVVGNTRAKWCPRWWDHAEAIARLTLLWNTWEAARWEPAAKPGWWLDLDHHLPILLSPDGPFRTCRQHDDHRLGRHDPAGSPSTDPTPENWWNA; encoded by the coding sequence GTGACTGATCCGTCAGCCGAGCGGCCGGAATCCGAGAGTGAGCCGGGCGCACCTCTGTATGCCGACGTCGAAGGCTGGGTGGCCGGGTACTTCGCGCCGATGTTCCTCCACCGCGTCGTCGGCAACACCCGCGCGAAGTGGTGCCCGCGCTGGTGGGACCACGCCGAGGCAATCGCCCGCCTCACCCTGCTCTGGAACACGTGGGAAGCCGCCCGCTGGGAACCCGCCGCCAAGCCCGGATGGTGGCTCGACCTCGACCACCACCTGCCCATCCTGCTCAGCCCCGACGGCCCGTTCCGCACCTGCCGCCAACACGACGACCACCGCCTCGGACGACATGACCCGGCCGGGAGCCCTTCCACCGATCCGACACCGGAGAACTGGTGGAACGCATGA
- a CDS encoding effector-associated constant component EACC1 — protein MHATITLDDDRIQDLPSLYAWLQQDDEFRGRVTAVAGKLRPGDMGGATETLMVALGAGGAVTALISAVGGWLTARRTKLSIEINDGDRSRRVEIDSANAGAAAKLLREVFEATGDPS, from the coding sequence GTGCACGCGACGATCACGCTTGACGATGACCGAATCCAGGATCTCCCCTCGCTCTACGCCTGGCTCCAACAGGACGACGAGTTCCGTGGCCGGGTCACGGCAGTTGCCGGGAAGCTTCGACCAGGGGACATGGGCGGGGCCACGGAGACGCTCATGGTCGCGCTGGGCGCCGGAGGCGCCGTAACCGCCCTCATTTCCGCGGTCGGCGGCTGGCTCACGGCGCGGCGGACAAAACTCAGCATCGAGATCAACGACGGTGACCGCAGCCGGCGCGTCGAGATCGACTCGGCCAACGCCGGAGCGGCAGCGAAACTGCTGCGGGAGGTATTCGAGGCGACGGGCGACCCGTCGTGA
- a CDS encoding caspase family protein, which yields MTTRLPDRHRSSALLVGTAQFASDAVTDLPSVANNVAVLAEALTDPSTGIVDPDRCRQLINPRAQDEFGAALDEAVSTAGDTLIVYYAGHGLLTPRGALHLAVANTDPARVAYTAVPIEWIRLALADSPAKNRILILDCCFSGHAASAMTSVPSAVTAAIDISGTFTVTSSPATSTSIAPPGDRFTAFTGELLRVLRDGIPGAGDLLSMRDIYTALVRGLHTRGMPRPQHLGTGLSGHIALGPNPARESQKPAAAQKRAPSEPPTVRMEKDDAPEANHQALEKRFHDALVAGYRAMKRELNYNATIYIRMISTSGGLGAARQLIHATSVSSGFTTLWEKGRLDLTVEAFVLQEPWSVLFTDEELRIARDRLAEYGYHPN from the coding sequence GTGACCACGCGCCTGCCGGATCGACACCGATCCAGCGCTCTGCTGGTGGGAACGGCCCAGTTCGCCAGCGACGCGGTCACCGACCTGCCGTCCGTGGCCAACAACGTCGCGGTCTTAGCCGAGGCGCTCACCGATCCCTCCACCGGGATCGTGGATCCTGATCGCTGCCGCCAGCTGATCAATCCGCGGGCCCAGGACGAGTTCGGCGCCGCCCTCGACGAAGCGGTAAGTACCGCCGGCGACACCCTGATCGTCTACTACGCCGGGCACGGTCTGCTCACTCCACGCGGTGCACTCCACCTCGCCGTAGCCAACACCGATCCGGCCCGTGTCGCGTATACGGCAGTGCCGATCGAGTGGATCCGCCTCGCTTTGGCGGACAGCCCGGCGAAGAATCGGATCCTGATCCTCGACTGCTGCTTCTCCGGGCACGCGGCATCCGCGATGACCTCCGTTCCCTCGGCGGTGACTGCCGCGATCGACATCAGCGGCACCTTCACCGTCACCTCCTCCCCGGCGACGTCGACGTCGATCGCGCCGCCCGGTGACCGTTTCACCGCCTTCACCGGTGAGCTGCTCAGGGTGCTGCGCGACGGCATTCCGGGCGCCGGGGACCTGCTCTCGATGCGCGACATCTATACGGCGCTCGTCCGCGGGCTGCACACGCGCGGCATGCCGCGTCCACAACACCTCGGCACCGGGCTCTCCGGCCACATCGCGCTTGGCCCGAACCCGGCTCGTGAATCCCAGAAGCCTGCAGCTGCCCAGAAAAGAGCACCTTCAGAGCCGCCGACTGTCCGCATGGAGAAGGACGACGCGCCGGAGGCGAACCACCAGGCGCTGGAAAAGCGATTCCACGACGCCCTCGTTGCGGGCTACCGGGCCATGAAACGCGAGCTCAACTACAACGCGACCATCTACATCCGCATGATCTCCACGTCGGGTGGACTCGGCGCCGCCCGTCAGCTTATTCACGCGACCTCGGTGTCCAGCGGTTTCACCACGCTCTGGGAGAAGGGCCGCCTCGACCTCACCGTGGAAGCATTCGTGCTTCAGGAACCCTGGTCGGTTCTGTTCACCGATGAGGAGCTGCGGATCGCCCGCGATCGACTTGCCGAGTACGGCTACCACCCGAATTGA
- a CDS encoding DNA primase, translating into MSVPPPGRLIAAHEEAAGFYGRQLPGALPALRYLNSRDIIAATAHRAPWTLGYAPGGWTALRDHLHERGYTDAELLAAGLVTTARTGNVIDIFRERVMFPIRRTDDGAVIAFTGRDVSDWPGAPKYRNTVTTPIYRKRDHLYGLAELTARDLPPAAVFVVEGPADVVALARLGTSTGPCAAVAPCGTALTAEQVAALREAVPAGTPLVLALDADYAGRTATDRAYELLRDWPGPLEAVALPAATDPAELVVRGRDAAEHFLEHHRQPLADLLISQRLTRHRLDEVPGQIAALRHVAPLVADTAARDTAHASALCADLAERLRLDPLTVLEAVYPTPEEPPPQPAARQRETFAVGLTRLPDARLPGVEYAYHCPPDRSAAVRVHHDPSTGITAWVLTEGLTDAPADRVAAHLAADIAARTAPSIGARNAIELARTAVNARFSRPGIEQGDAMIAVLTSASATSTRRLTVAWAGKITAYGATTRSFTTLTGHPTADPTATVRSGSIRVNYIDRPYTQIAISGHGCVHLPAASIRELVEGRPPDLALEELQRAAPSANMVVVRIRATAPQVAAQGRNATTSRGPAPALPAVPHRRTADGHGLNPAATQHR; encoded by the coding sequence ATGAGCGTACCTCCGCCTGGCCGACTCATCGCCGCGCATGAGGAGGCCGCCGGCTTCTACGGTCGACAACTGCCGGGAGCACTGCCAGCCCTGCGCTACCTCAACAGCCGCGACATCATCGCCGCCACCGCCCATCGGGCACCGTGGACACTCGGCTACGCACCAGGCGGCTGGACCGCGCTCCGCGACCACCTCCACGAGCGCGGCTACACCGACGCCGAGCTCCTGGCTGCCGGCCTCGTCACCACGGCCCGCACCGGGAACGTCATCGACATCTTCCGCGAACGCGTCATGTTCCCCATCCGCCGCACCGACGACGGCGCGGTCATCGCGTTCACCGGCCGCGACGTCTCCGACTGGCCCGGCGCACCCAAGTACCGCAACACCGTCACCACCCCGATCTACCGCAAACGCGACCACCTGTACGGCCTCGCCGAACTCACCGCCCGCGACCTGCCACCCGCGGCCGTCTTCGTCGTCGAAGGACCCGCTGACGTCGTCGCCCTGGCACGACTCGGCACGAGCACCGGGCCGTGCGCGGCAGTCGCGCCCTGCGGTACTGCCCTGACCGCAGAGCAGGTCGCCGCGCTCCGCGAGGCGGTTCCTGCCGGTACGCCGCTGGTCCTGGCGCTCGACGCCGACTACGCAGGGCGCACCGCCACCGACCGCGCCTACGAACTCCTCCGCGACTGGCCCGGCCCACTTGAAGCCGTAGCGCTGCCCGCCGCGACGGACCCGGCGGAACTCGTCGTCCGCGGCCGCGACGCCGCCGAGCACTTTCTCGAACATCACCGGCAACCGCTCGCCGATCTGCTGATCTCGCAGCGCCTCACCCGTCATCGGCTCGACGAGGTGCCCGGCCAGATCGCCGCGCTGCGCCACGTCGCGCCGCTCGTCGCCGACACCGCGGCACGCGATACCGCGCACGCCAGCGCTCTCTGCGCCGATCTCGCAGAACGGCTCCGCCTCGATCCACTCACCGTGCTCGAAGCCGTCTACCCCACTCCGGAGGAACCACCGCCCCAGCCGGCCGCCCGCCAGCGTGAGACGTTCGCGGTCGGTCTAACCCGGCTTCCCGACGCCCGGCTACCTGGAGTTGAGTACGCCTACCACTGTCCGCCGGACAGGTCGGCAGCGGTGCGCGTGCATCACGACCCGTCGACCGGCATCACCGCCTGGGTACTCACGGAAGGCCTCACCGACGCACCCGCCGACCGAGTGGCCGCACACCTCGCCGCCGACATCGCCGCCCGGACCGCACCCAGCATCGGCGCGCGCAATGCCATCGAACTCGCCCGTACCGCCGTCAACGCCCGCTTCTCTCGCCCTGGCATCGAGCAAGGCGACGCCATGATCGCGGTCCTCACCAGCGCCTCCGCAACGTCAACAAGGCGGCTCACCGTCGCCTGGGCCGGCAAGATCACGGCCTACGGCGCCACCACCCGCTCGTTCACCACACTCACCGGCCACCCGACCGCGGACCCGACAGCTACGGTCCGCAGCGGCAGCATCAGAGTCAACTACATCGACCGGCCGTACACTCAGATCGCTATCTCCGGGCACGGGTGCGTGCATCTGCCTGCCGCTTCGATCCGTGAACTGGTCGAGGGACGGCCACCAGACCTCGCACTCGAAGAGCTGCAACGAGCTGCGCCGTCGGCGAACATGGTCGTTGTTCGGATCAGGGCAACCGCCCCGCAGGTCGCCGCGCAGGGAAGGAATGCTACGACCAGCAGGGGTCCGGCTCCGGCACTCCCCGCGGTACCGCATCGGCGTACGGCAGACGGACACGGACTCAACCCAGCAGCGACGCAACATCGATAG
- a CDS encoding type IV secretory system conjugative DNA transfer family protein: MSGFGPRPVTPRSTAGTMPLTPFVILGAFWAAIGLAWLAWAAGQLTAWITGRTAGPAFGQQFIVAVLHGSWDTAYPGVNRLAVAVLFAILVVGVLAPAVGGWLCWQARRGHADDPLPSLARAGEVAGLAPAGAETRARTLRHGLADRPLRPADIGLPLGTLQLPRGRRGPFLRASWEDGILAVMGPRAMKTTAIAVPQILDAPGAVLATSNRADVWATTHRRRARAGTVWLFDPQAITRTGQTWWWNPLAAIGTVEDAARMASHFIQPMRRDRGEDFWLLAAEDLLASLILAAAISDAGMNDVQTWLADATDDEPVGLLFGHGYPQTARALRGRQNGAAETRDGIYETARTAAKCLQDPRVMAWVNVPDLLLPQFDPDAFPVSTDTIFLLSKDGAGSSGPLVAALTDQIMRYAVRRAEGLGGRLDPPMLCMLDEAANICPLADLPQLYSHFGGRGIDLVTILQTYHQGATVWGERGMGTLWGAATIKLVGAGADDPRFAADMSTLIGEHDVATLSLTRDATGHTSRQISVRRQRILGPEDIRAIRRGTAILLATGTRPALLTLHPWFQGPHAAELTADTAAAIDAISDAADRERMQNLLAAAHPHLPASEMPEEDR, encoded by the coding sequence GTGAGCGGCTTTGGCCCCCGCCCGGTCACCCCGCGCTCCACCGCCGGAACCATGCCGCTCACGCCGTTCGTCATCCTCGGCGCTTTCTGGGCCGCGATCGGGCTGGCCTGGCTCGCGTGGGCCGCCGGGCAGCTAACCGCGTGGATTACCGGACGTACGGCCGGACCGGCGTTCGGTCAGCAGTTCATCGTCGCCGTCCTGCACGGCAGCTGGGATACCGCCTATCCGGGCGTCAACCGGCTTGCGGTAGCAGTGCTCTTCGCAATCCTCGTGGTAGGCGTGCTCGCGCCGGCGGTGGGCGGCTGGCTGTGCTGGCAGGCCCGCCGCGGCCACGCCGACGATCCACTCCCCTCACTCGCTCGCGCTGGTGAGGTGGCCGGGCTCGCACCGGCCGGCGCGGAGACACGCGCGCGGACGCTGCGTCACGGGCTGGCCGACCGGCCGTTGCGTCCGGCCGATATCGGGCTGCCGCTCGGCACGCTCCAACTCCCCCGCGGACGGCGTGGCCCGTTCCTGCGCGCGTCGTGGGAGGACGGGATCCTGGCCGTGATGGGTCCGCGGGCGATGAAGACCACCGCGATCGCCGTACCGCAAATTCTTGATGCTCCTGGCGCCGTCCTGGCCACGTCCAACCGGGCCGACGTGTGGGCCACCACCCACCGGCGCCGGGCACGGGCCGGCACGGTGTGGCTGTTCGACCCGCAGGCCATCACCCGCACAGGCCAGACCTGGTGGTGGAATCCGCTCGCCGCGATCGGCACGGTCGAGGACGCGGCCCGGATGGCGTCGCACTTCATCCAGCCGATGCGCCGCGACCGCGGCGAGGACTTCTGGCTCCTCGCCGCCGAAGACCTCCTCGCCAGCCTCATCCTCGCCGCCGCGATCTCCGACGCGGGCATGAACGACGTCCAGACCTGGCTCGCGGACGCCACCGACGACGAGCCGGTGGGGCTGCTGTTCGGCCACGGCTACCCGCAGACCGCCCGAGCGCTGCGTGGCCGGCAGAACGGCGCGGCCGAGACCCGCGACGGCATCTACGAGACGGCGCGTACCGCCGCGAAATGCCTGCAAGACCCGCGCGTCATGGCCTGGGTCAACGTCCCGGACCTGCTGCTGCCACAGTTCGACCCGGACGCGTTCCCGGTCTCCACGGACACGATCTTCCTGCTGTCCAAGGACGGGGCCGGGTCGTCCGGGCCGCTCGTCGCCGCGCTCACCGACCAGATCATGCGGTACGCCGTCCGCCGGGCCGAAGGTCTCGGCGGGCGCCTTGATCCGCCGATGCTGTGCATGCTGGATGAGGCCGCGAACATCTGCCCGCTCGCCGACCTACCGCAGCTGTATTCGCACTTCGGCGGGCGCGGCATCGACCTGGTCACGATCCTGCAGACCTACCACCAAGGCGCCACCGTCTGGGGCGAACGCGGCATGGGCACCCTCTGGGGCGCCGCCACGATCAAACTTGTCGGTGCCGGCGCCGACGATCCGCGCTTCGCCGCCGACATGTCCACCCTCATCGGCGAACACGACGTCGCCACCCTCTCCCTCACCCGCGACGCCACCGGACACACCTCACGGCAGATATCGGTACGACGCCAGCGGATCCTCGGCCCGGAGGACATCCGCGCGATCCGGCGCGGGACCGCTATCCTCCTCGCCACCGGCACCCGACCCGCGCTCCTCACACTCCACCCCTGGTTCCAAGGCCCGCACGCCGCAGAACTCACCGCCGACACCGCAGCAGCCATCGACGCCATCTCCGACGCCGCAGACCGGGAGCGGATGCAGAACCTGCTCGCCGCGGCCCACCCGCATCTGCCCGCGAGTGAAATGCCTGAGGAGGATCGATGA
- a CDS encoding DUF6119 family protein, with protein MDNTSCMQLALPFVPRQQKPTTTDRAMDVHRTTVYRLDTPANRDGLLRALNMDYLAEKDFTVEDVSIAGVPALLVHGVVPRATAEWCDIVGGLTGVDVAIGYSTAGSAILLAVDDIVYGLAYGQIGRHLFQAGLVEPGFGIDFAIRSIDPGAVKALQRRVFDANGRVDHNSVLGGQSIRAFSVETWGEIVGQIKGALAGDAALSATRLSRRLPTITGGTSLQVPLSTDALGLLTDLREISRICATSSPAPELEFIAQVQPVKPGHRTARLDRMLDDLLGQDDPASIGLSLPSSQAEYAASANAFRIAVPGSRPVSIDDLELSDVLRTVRYRGDGKRLNALKTGMIGMEVDGLTEPVEAPAHRWLAAEIPDGAARMVYLEGQWYEIGERYLDFLRTEIDTILTAPSTVSLPVWDASITTEAAYNKAAAGQPGYLCLDQQFVKSGLHRRGQGIEACDLLGPNDELIHVKRADRSSLLSHLFAQGIVSAEALRQEPLARERFAARVHSVSAGKRAVPHDFAPAKVVYAIALKSGARVTSRTLFTFAQVAMYRAVRQLRAANIDVEVITIG; from the coding sequence GTGGACAACACTTCGTGCATGCAGCTGGCGCTGCCGTTCGTGCCACGGCAGCAGAAGCCGACCACGACGGACCGGGCGATGGACGTGCACCGCACCACCGTCTATCGCCTGGACACGCCCGCGAACCGTGACGGCCTGCTGCGCGCACTGAACATGGACTACCTTGCCGAGAAGGACTTCACCGTCGAGGACGTCTCGATCGCGGGAGTTCCCGCGCTGCTGGTGCACGGCGTCGTGCCGCGCGCGACGGCCGAGTGGTGCGACATCGTCGGCGGGCTCACCGGCGTCGACGTCGCGATCGGCTACAGCACCGCGGGCAGCGCGATCCTGCTCGCCGTCGACGACATCGTGTACGGGCTCGCTTACGGCCAGATCGGACGGCACCTCTTCCAGGCGGGCCTCGTCGAGCCCGGCTTCGGGATCGACTTCGCCATCCGCAGCATCGACCCCGGCGCGGTCAAGGCCCTCCAGCGGCGGGTCTTCGACGCGAACGGCCGGGTCGACCACAACTCGGTGCTCGGCGGCCAGTCGATCCGTGCGTTCTCGGTCGAGACCTGGGGTGAGATCGTCGGCCAGATAAAGGGCGCACTCGCCGGCGACGCTGCGCTGTCCGCGACCCGTCTGTCCCGCCGTCTGCCGACCATCACCGGCGGCACCTCGCTGCAGGTGCCGCTGAGCACCGACGCGCTCGGGCTGCTCACCGATCTGCGGGAGATCTCGCGGATCTGCGCGACCTCCTCCCCCGCCCCCGAGCTGGAGTTCATCGCGCAGGTGCAGCCGGTGAAGCCCGGCCATCGCACCGCGCGGCTGGACCGTATGCTCGACGACCTGCTCGGCCAGGACGACCCGGCGAGCATCGGGCTGTCGCTGCCGTCCAGCCAGGCCGAGTACGCCGCCTCGGCGAACGCCTTCCGCATCGCCGTCCCCGGATCCCGTCCGGTCAGCATCGACGACCTCGAGCTGTCCGACGTGCTGCGGACCGTCCGCTACCGGGGTGATGGCAAGCGTCTGAACGCGCTCAAGACCGGAATGATCGGCATGGAGGTCGACGGGCTGACCGAGCCCGTCGAGGCCCCCGCGCACAGGTGGCTCGCCGCCGAGATCCCGGACGGTGCGGCGCGGATGGTGTATCTGGAAGGGCAGTGGTATGAGATCGGCGAGCGCTACCTCGACTTCCTCCGCACCGAGATCGACACGATCTTGACCGCGCCGTCCACGGTGTCGCTTCCGGTCTGGGATGCCTCGATCACGACCGAGGCCGCCTACAACAAGGCCGCCGCCGGTCAGCCGGGCTACCTCTGCCTGGACCAGCAGTTCGTCAAGTCTGGACTGCACCGCCGCGGGCAGGGGATCGAAGCGTGTGACCTGCTCGGGCCGAACGACGAGCTGATCCACGTCAAGCGCGCCGACCGCTCATCGCTGCTCAGCCATCTGTTCGCCCAGGGCATCGTCTCGGCCGAGGCGCTGCGGCAGGAGCCGCTCGCGCGCGAGCGATTCGCGGCGCGGGTCCACTCGGTGTCCGCCGGAAAGCGCGCGGTGCCGCACGACTTCGCTCCGGCCAAGGTCGTCTACGCGATCGCATTGAAGTCCGGCGCCCGCGTGACCTCAAGAACGCTGTTCACGTTCGCCCAGGTCGCGATGTATCGGGCCGTGCGGCAGCTGCGCGCTGCCAACATCGACGTAGAGGTCATCACCATCGGATAG